The uncultured Celeribacter sp. genome includes the window AAGAGGTGTGATGTGACAGCAATCTGGTGGCTGCGCCGCGATCTGCGGCTTGATGACAATCCGGCACTCCGCGCTGCGGCCAAGGCCGGGCAGGTGCTGCCGGTGTTCATTTGCGATGACAGCGTTGAGCGCCTAGGCGCCGCCCCGAAATGGCGGCTTGGCCTTGGTTTGGAAGCGCTGATCCAGCGGATCGAGGCGCAGGGCGGTCAGGTGTTTCTGCGCCGGGGTGCTGCCCGTGACATCCTGCTGGAGCTTGCACAGGCCATTGGCGCCGATACGGTGGTTTGGAACCGGCTCTACGACGGGGCGGCGATTGAGCGTGACACAGCGGTGAAGACCGCCCTGCAAGAGGCCGGTCTGTCCGTGCAGTCATACAACAGCCATCTGCTGTTCGAACCCTGGACGGTCGAGACCAAGAGTGGCGGCTACTATAAGGTTTATTCTCCCTTCTGGCGCGCGGTCTGCGATCGCCCTGTGGCCGCAGCGCACGCCGCGCCAAACGTCGATTGGGCCAGCCCGTCCGAGGTGCAGACTGATCCCGTGTCGGATTGGGCCCTGGGAGCCGGGATGCAGCGCGGAGCCGGGGTGGTGCAGGCGCATTGCCGGATCGGGGAAGACGCCGCGCAGGCGCGACTGGACCAGTTCATGGGATGTCATGTCGCCGACTACAAGGCGCGCCGCGACTTCCCGGCCGAACCTGTGTGTTCCGGCCTGTCGGAAAACCTCACCTATGGCGAAATCTCTCCACGCCGGATCTGGGCTGCAGGGCAGGCCGCACGCGAAGCCGGAGAGCCCGGTGCAGAGCACTTTCTGAAAGAACTGGTCTGGCGCGAGTTCGCTTATCACCTGCTGTTCCACGAGCCGAGCCTGCCGGAGGACAATCACCGGGAGGGTTGGGATGATTTTCCATGGCGTGGTGACAGCGAAGACGCCGACCGCTGGCGGCGCGGCTGTACCGGCATCCGGTTTGTCGATGCGGCCATGCGCGAACTCTATGTCACCGGCACAATGCACAACCGGGCGCGAATGATCGTGGCCTCTTTCCTGACCAAACATCTGCTGACCGACTGGCGGCTGGGCAGGGCGTGGTTCGAAGACTGCCTGATCGATTGGGATCCGGCCTCGAATGCTATGGGATGGCAATGGGTGGCCGGATGCGGCCCGGACGCAGCCCCCTATTTTCGCGTCTTCAATCCAGATGGTCAGGCGGAAAAATACGACCCAGAGGGCACTTACAGGCACCGCTGGATCGCGGAAGGCGAGGACACTCCCAGTGACACGGCGCTGTCCTTCTTTGATGCGGTGCCCAAATCATGGGCGGTGTCGCCCGGGGATGCCTATCCGGCACCGATCATTGATTTGCGCAAAGGACGTGAACGCGCGCTGGCGGCCTATGAGGCGCGAAAGGGGTGACGGATGGATATTTCACGCTAATATTCCAAGCCAAGGGGTTCAAAAGAACCTGCCTTCAAAAACAGGCGCAGAGATTCCAGGGGGACGAC containing:
- a CDS encoding deoxyribodipyrimidine photo-lyase; translation: MTAIWWLRRDLRLDDNPALRAAAKAGQVLPVFICDDSVERLGAAPKWRLGLGLEALIQRIEAQGGQVFLRRGAARDILLELAQAIGADTVVWNRLYDGAAIERDTAVKTALQEAGLSVQSYNSHLLFEPWTVETKSGGYYKVYSPFWRAVCDRPVAAAHAAPNVDWASPSEVQTDPVSDWALGAGMQRGAGVVQAHCRIGEDAAQARLDQFMGCHVADYKARRDFPAEPVCSGLSENLTYGEISPRRIWAAGQAAREAGEPGAEHFLKELVWREFAYHLLFHEPSLPEDNHREGWDDFPWRGDSEDADRWRRGCTGIRFVDAAMRELYVTGTMHNRARMIVASFLTKHLLTDWRLGRAWFEDCLIDWDPASNAMGWQWVAGCGPDAAPYFRVFNPDGQAEKYDPEGTYRHRWIAEGEDTPSDTALSFFDAVPKSWAVSPGDAYPAPIIDLRKGRERALAAYEARKG